A single Carnobacterium alterfunditum DSM 5972 DNA region contains:
- a CDS encoding DUF2179 domain-containing protein: MEVDLPFLLLIFVINVAYISLNTIRFMLTMKSYRLAASLVSMVEVTIYVVGLGLVLDSLDNYINLAVYALGYGFGIALGIKIEEFLALGYIMVTAIVPDIETKMPEDLRDLGYGVTTSLAFGREGDRMVLEILTPRKTERKLYKQISQIEPKSFIISYEPKYINGGFWTRKLKKRRKEIEAEEQR, encoded by the coding sequence GTGGAAGTCGATTTACCTTTTTTACTATTAATTTTCGTCATCAATGTCGCTTATATTTCTTTGAATACGATCCGTTTTATGTTGACCATGAAGAGTTATCGCTTAGCTGCGTCGCTCGTTTCGATGGTTGAGGTAACGATCTATGTTGTCGGTTTAGGATTGGTTCTAGATAGTTTAGATAATTACATCAATCTTGCTGTTTATGCCTTAGGATATGGATTTGGAATCGCTCTGGGGATAAAAATCGAAGAATTTTTGGCACTTGGATACATCATGGTCACAGCTATTGTTCCAGATATAGAAACTAAAATGCCCGAAGATTTGCGTGATTTAGGATACGGAGTGACAACGAGTTTGGCATTCGGCCGAGAGGGAGATCGGATGGTCTTAGAAATCTTGACACCTAGAAAAACAGAACGCAAACTATACAAACAAATTAGTCAAATTGAACCTAAAAGTTTTATCATCTCTTATGAGCCTAAATACATTAATGGCGGTTTTTGGACAAGAAAATTAAAAAAACGCCGTAAAGAAATCGAAGCAGAAGAACAAAGATAA
- the purB gene encoding adenylosuccinate lyase encodes MIERYTRPEMAAIWSDKNRYNTWLEVEILAVEAWVELGEIPKEDVEKIRANASFEVERILEIEKETRHDVVAFTRAVSESLGEERKWVHYGLTSTDVVDTAYGYQLKQVNDVLRQDLQTFLAIIGEKAKEHKYTVMMGRTHGVHAEPTTFGLKLALWYSEMKRNIERFEHAAKGVEAGKISGAVGTFANVPTFVEKYVCEHLGTRAQEISTQVLPRDLHAEYVATMSLIATSIEKFATEIRGLQKSETREVEEFFAKGQKGSSAMPHKRNPIGSENVTGLARVIRGHMVTAYENVGLWHERDISHSSAERIILPDSTILLDYMLNRFGTIVKNLTVFPENMKRNMDATFGLIYSQRVLLKLIDKGMSREAAYDLIQPKTAVAWDEQVLFRPLLEEDEEVMSILTSKDLDDAFDYHYHLRNVDEIFQRVGLGD; translated from the coding sequence ATGATAGAACGTTATACAAGACCTGAAATGGCGGCCATTTGGTCTGATAAAAATCGTTACAACACTTGGTTAGAGGTTGAAATATTGGCTGTCGAAGCTTGGGTTGAATTAGGTGAAATACCTAAAGAAGATGTGGAAAAAATCCGTGCAAATGCGTCGTTTGAAGTCGAACGTATTTTAGAAATAGAAAAAGAAACAAGACATGATGTCGTAGCGTTCACTCGCGCAGTTTCTGAATCATTAGGGGAAGAACGCAAGTGGGTCCATTATGGATTAACAAGTACAGACGTTGTGGATACAGCTTATGGCTACCAATTAAAACAAGTGAATGATGTGTTGCGTCAAGATCTACAAACCTTTTTAGCGATAATTGGTGAAAAAGCTAAAGAACATAAGTACACTGTAATGATGGGTCGGACTCATGGAGTACATGCTGAACCGACAACTTTTGGGTTGAAATTAGCTCTTTGGTACTCTGAGATGAAACGCAACATCGAACGTTTTGAACATGCAGCAAAAGGCGTCGAAGCTGGGAAAATCAGTGGAGCAGTCGGAACATTTGCGAATGTACCAACTTTTGTTGAAAAATATGTTTGTGAACATTTAGGAACAAGAGCGCAAGAAATTTCAACGCAAGTCCTTCCTCGTGATCTACATGCTGAATATGTTGCCACAATGTCATTGATCGCAACGAGTATCGAAAAATTCGCTACAGAGATTCGTGGGCTGCAAAAATCTGAGACACGTGAAGTTGAAGAGTTTTTTGCAAAAGGGCAAAAAGGATCATCAGCTATGCCGCATAAACGCAATCCTATCGGTTCTGAAAACGTAACAGGCTTAGCTCGTGTTATCAGAGGCCACATGGTGACGGCTTACGAGAACGTTGGACTATGGCATGAACGAGATATTTCGCATTCATCCGCAGAACGAATCATTTTACCCGATTCAACTATTTTATTGGATTATATGCTAAATCGTTTTGGAACGATCGTTAAAAATCTGACAGTTTTCCCTGAAAACATGAAACGCAATATGGATGCAACATTTGGATTGATTTATAGCCAACGTGTATTGCTTAAACTCATCGATAAAGGAATGAGCCGTGAAGCTGCTTATGATCTGATTCAACCAAAAACAGCGGTTGCCTGGGATGAACAAGTATTGTTCCGTCCGTTGTTGGAAGAAGACGAAGAGGTCATGTCTATTTTGACATCAAAAGATTTAGACGATGCATTTGATTATCACTACCACTTGAGAAACGTAGACGAAATTTTTCAAAGAGTTGGCCTAGGGGACTAA
- the purK gene encoding 5-(carboxyamino)imidazole ribonucleotide synthase, with amino-acid sequence MISLSNLISPGKLIGIIGGGEIARMMALSAKKMGYHIGVMDPEKDCPAAQIADWQIIAQYDDQEALMDFAMKCDVVTYEYDNIDADAIIRMKKTVPVPQGADLLSIIQDRLLEKAYLEASNINLAPYVTIVTVEDIKWAINEIGFPCVLKTISERHNGKDRCVLQSEEDIFKAAFLLKRGTCVLEAWIPFERELSVTVARNQANQIVVFPVAENIHRNAISLESIVPARIDHYVEEEIERIARTVAENLEVIGILGIGMFITSSGTLYVNEIIPRPHHTGNYSIEACSLSQYDAHIRAICGWPLPEIELLSPAVMATMLAEQDEAIKVQIQLKPNWNFHYYGKEKATKGQRIGHITVLTKDIEKTLATIADTGIWK; translated from the coding sequence GTGATAAGTTTGTCTAATCTAATTAGTCCAGGAAAATTGATTGGAATCATTGGCGGCGGAGAAATCGCACGAATGATGGCTTTATCTGCCAAAAAGATGGGCTATCATATAGGCGTAATGGATCCTGAAAAAGACTGTCCAGCAGCTCAAATTGCAGATTGGCAAATAATTGCTCAATATGACGATCAAGAAGCATTGATGGATTTTGCTATGAAATGTGATGTGGTAACGTACGAATACGACAACATTGATGCAGATGCAATCATAAGAATGAAAAAAACGGTTCCTGTTCCACAAGGGGCTGATTTACTTTCTATCATCCAAGATCGATTATTAGAAAAAGCGTATTTAGAAGCTAGTAACATCAATTTAGCTCCTTATGTCACTATTGTTACCGTTGAAGATATAAAATGGGCAATCAACGAAATTGGATTTCCTTGTGTTTTGAAAACAATTAGTGAACGGCACAACGGAAAAGATCGATGTGTTCTTCAAAGTGAAGAAGATATTTTTAAAGCGGCTTTTTTATTAAAAAGAGGAACGTGTGTATTGGAAGCTTGGATCCCATTTGAACGCGAACTGTCTGTAACGGTTGCACGAAATCAAGCAAATCAAATAGTCGTTTTTCCAGTTGCAGAAAATATTCATCGCAATGCGATCTCACTTGAAAGTATTGTTCCTGCACGTATCGACCACTATGTAGAAGAAGAAATTGAACGGATTGCCCGGACTGTGGCTGAGAATCTTGAAGTGATAGGAATCTTAGGAATTGGAATGTTCATTACTTCTAGTGGGACACTTTATGTGAATGAAATTATTCCAAGACCTCATCATACAGGGAATTATAGTATTGAAGCCTGTTCTTTGTCACAATATGATGCCCATATTCGTGCAATCTGTGGTTGGCCTCTGCCTGAAATCGAATTGCTTTCTCCAGCTGTCATGGCAACAATGTTGGCTGAACAAGATGAAGCAATAAAAGTTCAAATTCAGTTAAAGCCAAATTGGAACTTTCATTACTATGGCAAAGAGAAGGCAACAAAAGGCCAGAGAATTGGTCATATTACAGTATTAACTAAAGATATTGAAAAAACACTAGCTACAATCGCAGATACAGGAATCTGGAAATAA
- a CDS encoding xanthine phosphoribosyltransferase → MKELEDRILKDGVVLGGEVLKVDNFLNHQIDPKLMQSIGNEFADYFSDKGITRIVTIESSGIAPAVFAGLALGVPVVFARKQKSLTLTDELYSTEVYSFTKNATSTIVISKKFLDKTDRILLIDDFLANGQAAKGLIRLCKAANAQVMGVGIVIEKSFQIGRQLLEEENYDVYSLARIRAFEEGQVKFVEKEME, encoded by the coding sequence ATGAAAGAATTAGAAGATCGAATTTTAAAGGACGGCGTTGTTTTAGGAGGAGAGGTTTTAAAAGTAGATAACTTTTTGAATCACCAAATCGATCCTAAACTCATGCAGTCTATCGGAAATGAATTTGCTGATTATTTTTCCGATAAGGGCATTACGAGAATCGTGACGATCGAATCATCCGGCATAGCACCAGCTGTTTTCGCAGGATTGGCTTTAGGTGTTCCAGTAGTATTCGCGCGCAAGCAAAAAAGTTTGACCTTGACGGATGAACTTTATTCTACAGAGGTGTATTCCTTTACTAAAAATGCGACGAGTACGATTGTGATTTCCAAAAAATTTCTAGACAAAACAGATCGTATATTACTGATCGATGATTTTCTGGCTAACGGTCAAGCTGCAAAAGGCTTGATAAGATTATGCAAAGCAGCGAATGCTCAAGTAATGGGTGTTGGGATCGTTATTGAAAAATCTTTTCAAATTGGTCGTCAATTGCTTGAAGAAGAAAACTATGATGTTTATTCTTTAGCACGTATTCGAGCATTTGAAGAAGGACAAGTGAAATTCGTAGAGAAAGAAATGGAATAA